Proteins from one Phytoactinopolyspora mesophila genomic window:
- the argC gene encoding N-acetyl-gamma-glutamyl-phosphate reductase: MNMVTTVAVAGASGYAGGELLRLLSNHPEFEVGAVTAHSSAGDKLGRHHPNLIGLAGRTLQPTTPDVLDGHDAVALALPHGASAEIAAAMSENTLVVDCGADHRLTDPDAWKQFYGTEHAGSWPYGLPELVHADGSKQRERLANARRIAVPGCNVTAVTLAMAPGLAAGVIAPTDIVAVLANGPSGAGKSLKTQLLASEILGAASPYAVGGGHRHIPEIEQNLALAAGAPISLSFTPTLVPMSRGILATVTAKLNNGVTSSDARSAWGKAYADEPFVHLLPEGQWPTTAATVGANTAHIQVTVDERAGRLVAVAAIDNLTKGTAGAAVQCMNLALGRPETLGLPTTGVAP; the protein is encoded by the coding sequence AACCATCCCGAGTTCGAGGTGGGCGCGGTCACCGCGCACTCGAGCGCGGGGGACAAGCTCGGGCGGCACCACCCGAACCTGATCGGGCTGGCCGGTCGAACCCTTCAGCCGACGACGCCCGACGTCCTGGACGGGCATGACGCCGTGGCTCTCGCGCTCCCACACGGAGCGAGCGCGGAGATCGCGGCAGCCATGTCGGAGAACACGCTCGTCGTCGACTGCGGAGCCGACCACCGGCTGACCGATCCGGATGCCTGGAAACAGTTCTACGGCACCGAACACGCCGGCAGCTGGCCTTACGGGCTGCCAGAGCTGGTCCACGCCGACGGCTCCAAGCAGCGCGAGCGCCTGGCGAACGCGCGGCGCATCGCGGTGCCGGGCTGCAACGTCACCGCCGTCACCCTAGCCATGGCCCCCGGGCTCGCCGCGGGCGTGATCGCGCCCACCGACATCGTGGCCGTGCTGGCCAACGGCCCGTCGGGCGCCGGGAAGTCACTCAAGACGCAGTTGCTTGCCAGTGAGATCCTGGGCGCCGCTAGCCCCTACGCGGTCGGCGGCGGACACCGGCACATCCCGGAGATCGAGCAGAACCTGGCGCTGGCCGCCGGCGCGCCGATCAGCCTTTCGTTCACCCCCACGCTCGTGCCGATGAGCCGGGGCATCCTCGCCACCGTCACCGCCAAGCTCAACAACGGCGTGACCAGCTCCGATGCCCGTAGCGCCTGGGGCAAGGCCTACGCTGACGAGCCGTTCGTCCACCTGCTCCCCGAAGGCCAGTGGCCGACGACGGCCGCAACCGTCGGCGCCAATACCGCGCACATCCAAGTGACGGTCGACGAACGGGCCGGGCGGCTGGTCGCGGTCGCGGCCATCGACAACCTCACCAAGGGCACCGCCGGGGCGGCGGTTCAGTGCATGAACCTGGCCCTCGGCCGGCCCGAGACGCTCGGCCTGCCCACCACCGGGGTGGCCCCATGA
- the argJ gene encoding bifunctional glutamate N-acetyltransferase/amino-acid acetyltransferase ArgJ, which produces MSVTAAAGFRASGVTAGLKPSGKPDVALVVNDGPRRDAAAVFTSNRCKANPVLWSERTIADGKLDAVVLNSGGANCYNGPEGFQTTHASAELVAELIGGGAFDVGVCSTGLIGQPLDRPLLEAGIRAAHQALSDDGGPDAATAIMTTDTKPKQAVSGGAGWSVGGMAKGAGMLAPGLATMLVVITTDAVATSGALDAALRQATRTTFDRLDTDGCMSTNDTVFLLASGSSGVEPSAEELAAAVKAVCADLTQQLWTDAEGAHHDIEIAVAGAASEDDAVSVGRAIARSNLFKAAVFGNDPNWGRVLAAIGTTDAVFEPQHIDVAINGVQVCRAGGTKAGDPADTVDMSPRHARVEVDLGAGASSATLLTSDLTHDYVHENSAYST; this is translated from the coding sequence ATGTCTGTCACCGCAGCAGCCGGTTTCCGGGCCTCCGGTGTCACCGCCGGCCTGAAACCGAGCGGCAAGCCGGACGTCGCGCTCGTTGTGAACGACGGTCCGCGCCGCGACGCCGCCGCCGTGTTCACGTCCAACCGGTGCAAGGCCAACCCGGTGCTTTGGAGCGAGCGCACCATCGCCGACGGCAAGCTGGACGCCGTCGTCCTCAACTCCGGCGGCGCCAACTGCTACAACGGGCCGGAAGGCTTTCAGACCACCCACGCCAGCGCGGAACTCGTCGCTGAGCTGATCGGCGGCGGCGCCTTCGACGTGGGAGTCTGTTCCACCGGCCTGATCGGGCAGCCGCTGGACCGTCCGCTGCTGGAGGCCGGCATCCGAGCCGCGCACCAAGCTCTTTCCGACGACGGTGGTCCCGACGCCGCCACCGCCATCATGACCACGGACACCAAACCCAAGCAGGCGGTCAGCGGCGGTGCCGGCTGGAGCGTCGGCGGCATGGCCAAAGGTGCCGGGATGCTGGCGCCCGGCCTGGCGACGATGCTGGTGGTGATCACGACGGACGCGGTCGCGACCTCCGGTGCCCTGGATGCCGCGCTGCGTCAGGCCACCAGGACGACGTTCGACCGGCTCGACACCGACGGCTGTATGTCTACCAACGACACCGTGTTCCTCCTGGCCAGCGGGTCATCAGGGGTGGAACCGAGTGCCGAGGAGCTGGCGGCGGCGGTCAAGGCCGTCTGCGCCGACCTGACTCAACAGCTGTGGACCGACGCCGAGGGCGCCCACCACGACATCGAGATCGCCGTGGCCGGAGCGGCGAGTGAAGACGATGCCGTGTCCGTCGGCCGGGCGATCGCGCGCAGCAACCTCTTCAAAGCCGCCGTGTTCGGTAACGATCCGAACTGGGGCCGGGTGCTCGCGGCGATCGGCACCACGGACGCGGTGTTCGAGCCGCAGCACATCGACGTCGCGATCAACGGCGTGCAGGTATGCCGGGCTGGCGGCACGAAGGCCGGTGACCCCGCCGACACCGTCGACATGTCGCCACGGCACGCCCGCGTCGAGGTGGACCTCGGCGCCGGGGCCTCGTCGGCCACACTGCTGACCAGCGATCTCACCCATGACTACGTCCACGAGAATTCGGCCTACTCGACATGA